In Limibacter armeniacum, a single window of DNA contains:
- the map gene encoding type I methionyl aminopeptidase: MSISKEFELVGMQEVSEVVGTTLRLMREYAKVGMSTKELDEYGGEILKSYGAKSAPYETYKFPGYTCISVNEEAAHGIPSDKKILKEGDLINVDVSAELNGFWADNGCSFVIGEDIHNHQPLVDASKKILKKAIYSIKGGVKIADIGHIIESEAKKRGFKVIKNLAGHGVGRSLHESPENILNYRVRTNRERFRKNTTVAVETFISTKSTIAVELNDGWTLVGNRGGFVTQHEQTILVTDQAPVILTASNGIWD; this comes from the coding sequence ATGTCAATATCAAAAGAATTTGAACTTGTAGGAATGCAAGAGGTCAGTGAGGTTGTAGGTACAACACTAAGGTTAATGAGGGAATATGCCAAAGTTGGGATGTCCACAAAAGAATTGGATGAGTATGGAGGTGAAATCTTGAAAAGTTATGGTGCAAAGTCGGCACCATATGAAACATACAAATTTCCCGGTTATACCTGTATCAGTGTCAATGAAGAAGCAGCTCATGGCATTCCTTCTGATAAGAAAATTCTGAAAGAGGGTGACTTAATCAATGTTGATGTTTCTGCAGAACTAAATGGCTTTTGGGCTGATAATGGTTGTTCGTTCGTAATCGGAGAGGATATTCATAACCATCAGCCACTGGTTGATGCCTCGAAGAAAATATTGAAGAAAGCCATTTACAGTATAAAAGGAGGTGTCAAGATTGCAGATATTGGACATATTATTGAATCTGAGGCTAAAAAGAGAGGGTTTAAAGTAATTAAAAATTTAGCAGGACACGGGGTTGGTAGAAGTCTTCACGAAAGTCCTGAAAATATATTGAACTATAGGGTACGTACCAACAGGGAAAGGTTTAGAAAAAACACAACAGTGGCAGTAGAGACTTTTATTTCAACCAAATCTACTATTGCAGTTGAACTAAATGATGGCTGGACTTTGGTAGGTAACAGAGGAGGCTTTGTAACACAGCATGAGCAAACTATCTTGGTGACTGATCAAGCGCCTGTAATTCTTACAGCTTCAAATGGGATTTGGGATTGA
- a CDS encoding GNAT family N-acetyltransferase, translating into MEIKLADSDSELLQILEVQKQNHLDYISSDDMKVKGFVTVMHNLELLKEMNNKAKHVIAVEDGKVVGYALTMVKELSEKVPILVPMFDTFEIVDYQGKKLSQYNYYVMGQVCVADSHKGKGVFRAMYSKHKEVFSGLYDLCLTEVSYSNQRSMKAHEKVGFKVIKTFKDETDEWNIIGWDWS; encoded by the coding sequence ATGGAAATAAAGTTGGCAGACTCAGACAGTGAGCTTTTACAAATACTTGAGGTACAAAAGCAGAATCACCTTGATTATATTTCAAGTGATGATATGAAGGTGAAAGGGTTTGTGACAGTTATGCATAACCTAGAGTTACTTAAGGAAATGAATAACAAGGCAAAACATGTTATTGCTGTTGAGGATGGAAAGGTAGTAGGATATGCACTGACTATGGTCAAAGAGTTAAGTGAGAAGGTGCCGATACTGGTTCCAATGTTTGATACTTTTGAAATAGTAGATTATCAAGGAAAGAAGCTAAGTCAATACAATTATTACGTGATGGGGCAAGTTTGTGTAGCTGATTCACATAAAGGGAAAGGCGTATTTAGAGCAATGTATTCGAAACATAAAGAGGTGTTTTCGGGTTTATATGATCTGTGTTTAACAGAGGTCTCATACAGTAACCAAAGGTCAATGAAAGCTCATGAGAAGGTTGGTTTTAAAGTAATCAAGACCTTTAAGGATGAGACGGATGAATGGAATATAATAGGATGGGACTGGAGTTGA